TACTCCAGAGAGGATAATTCAAGTTATGACAGGGGATGGGTTGCCCTAGGAAgaacacaaagaagaaaaaaaaagatgagggcaGTATGCCTTTATgtttaagaagaaagaaaaatccaaGAGGGGCAGGGGTACCACGAGAAGGTGAATTAAGAGTGAAAAAAGCTAATGAGATAGAGAGCTGAGGACTGAGGAAATAGCACGTTTGGTAAACAAGAACAAACGGTATTTTGAGTGATGTAAGAAGCCATATTAAAAAGGGTTAAGCTATGAGTGagggtaagaaagaaaaaaattcaagttcATTTAAACCTCTTCTCACCCCATCTTCTCTTGCCCCCCAACCATTGTAGTGGCAAAGCTCTCCCATCCCAACCTGCTCTGTGGCCCTCCAGATAGTGACTTGAATGATGAAGTCGCGCTTAAGTGTCCTTGTCCCAAGTCAAAATCTGCTTGTTGGTTTCTTTCGCGATGTCACCGTTCAGTACCAGCGCCAGGTTTGTCCCGGCTCCCCGCTGGGTTCCTGGCCCGAACGTGGGAAGCGAAAGCGATGAACATTTCCTGAGCGGTGAGGTGAGCGCCACGCATTATCAGGCGATGCCCATCTCCTGGGGAGGATTTAAACAAACGAGTCAAGCACTGGGCAACGCAGTGTGGGGCTGAGGATTTCCTGCCTCCCCCTCTAGCCTGTCTCCCACACGAAGCCCACCGAACAGCACGTCCACGCAGGGCTCGGAGCCGTCATGCCTCACGTCTGCAATAACCGTGCAGTTGAGATTGGTGGCGCGGACCTTCTCGCTGCTCACCGCTTGGAGAAAGGTCCTACGGTGGGAAAAACGGCATGAGTGCCGGGCGGAGAGGGCTAGTGGCGGGAAGAAGCATGCCCTCCCCACCGACATTCTTCTCACCTCGTCGACTCCACGTTTTTCTCGAAGGGGCAAAATTGAACCCGAACCTGCTTGACGGATCGCAGCCCGAGCCGAGCCAAGGCCGCCGCCATGGTAACCTTCGCCCCGGAAGGACTTGCGCTGGCGGAAGTGATGCGGCTGAAAGGTTGCGCCACCCGCAGTCTCTGCAAAGTTGATTTCCGATCGCTGGCAGCCTATTTAGGCTCCAAACTGCTTCCCCAGCTCCGCGGCCAGAGAGTAAGGCAGGAAGGTGGTGGGGATGGCTTCGGCACCGAGTACCGAGGGACCCAAAGCAAGCGGTCACTAAATACTACCTATCGTTAAGTCCTTTTGTACCACAGTGAAGACAATAAATAGTGCAAAACCCCTTTGTACGAAAATACGTCTGTCTTTTGCAGCATTTCCCCTTCCGTATCCTTATGTACAAGATCTAGATTAACACCATCTTAAATTCTGTCTCCTTTCAAGGAGAGGACTCTACCACTGCAGGGATTATCTACTTACCGGAGGTGACCCCCTTAAGGTAACTTAATAACCAAAGCTTTAAATAGGAAGGCCCTACAACCCAGTATTCTTAAATGACTGAAAATAGTAATAGAGTACAGGATAAAACCATCCTTGGGATTGATCCATAGGTAGAAATACGTATTCCACCTTTGAGATTCCCCATGAATGAACTGTTTTATTCGTGTTTCTGGGATTTAAGAGGGCACAGCTTCTAGCATGTTTTCTATTGCTTTCCCTTTCCTTGTACCCTGAGATTCAACCCCTAATCCTCCTCCCACTTCCAGCTCTACAACGTCTTCACTGAGGGGGAACTAGGCCTGACCCTTCTAAGGGTGCTTTCAGCTTCTGGTTTTGCCCTTCACTCTTGATTGCGGGCACTGGTGTGATCTTGGATTCATAGCTTCTGATTCCAAGCTCTATGTAGCTTAATGTATGCTCTCTCCCAAGTACCCAATCCTAGGCTTCTTTAATATGCAGTTCCAAATATCTGGGCTTTTCTAATCAGAGATGGGGAACTCCTGGTCCTTAGATTTCAGGACTGGTCCCCAGGCACGAAAGAAAAGGCAGTTGCCATCGGGGGTGCTGGTTCAGCCTTAGGGCAAGCCAAGCCTGCTGATTTCCCACCAGGTAAGCCTCAGGGCTAGGACCTCCTCCCCTTAGGGTGCTTAGCAGCTGACTGGTCTGGGCTGGGGGTGCTCCAGACCGAAGAGGAGGCTCCAAGCTCTCCAGGTTGTTGAGGGTGCtgctgggccattctgtggcctgGACTTCATTACAAACACCTGGCAAGAAAGAAGTGGAAGGCAGGGACTTGTAAAAAGATACTAAAGCAGATCAATGGTGAGTCTGGGCTATGGATCACTTAAAACAGGGAGGGGCTAAGAGAACCTCCTGTTGGGGGTGGGGAGTGACTCACAGCAACAGGGAGGCCTCCGGTGGACTCTAGTCTTGGGCAGGGGCTGCTGTAGGAGACACAGCAAGGCTCCATCTAACTGCTGGAAGATGCTGAGCATGAACAGAGTCTGCCGAAGCTCCAGGGATAGGCCCCACTGCTCTTCTTCAAGCAACTCCCTGACCACTCCAAAGTCTTGTCTGAGCTGCAGTGCTCCCTGCAGGCTAAATGTCCAGGTACAATGTGACCACCTGACCTTTGTGCCTCTCCAAACTGCTCTCTCCCTCCTAAGCCCTCCCTTTTCCCAGTTCCATTCCTCCTACCACGGTTTTTTCTCCCCACCTGAACCGGATCCCATGGGTGAGGATGTGGTCGAGCCAAGCACCTAGGATGGCTGTCAGTGCCTGACCCAAGGCAAGGGCCTGGGCTTGGGGTGATAATCCCTGCAGTCCTTGCAATACAGGCTCCAGTACAGTTCGGACTACCAAACCAGCATACTCACTAGGAACGTGGGGAAGTTCTGGAGTGAGAGAAGAGAAAGGACAGGATATGAGACTGTGGAATGTTTGTGAAGAAATGTAGGATTTCAGGAAGGAGGGCATAGAAAGTCAAGACAAGGATGGAGACAGTGGTGTGGAAACAGTATTTGGAGAGGTTGGGATACTGTTACCCCCAGGGACCCTGGAAGTAGAAGCTGGGATAAAAAGTTACCAGGACAGAGACGAAGCCTCCAGTACCGACCACGTGGCATGTAGAGCTTGAAGCCCTGTGTGGCTTGTTTATGACATTCTTGGAAAAAGAGACTTAGTGACTCTTCAGGCAGGAGCTGCACAGATAAGGAGAAAGTAAAAGAGGCTTATCTGTTAGGGACTTCTCAAATTATGATGTTTCTTTAAATCTAAGGTGTTAACTGGCTGTGGTGTTgcatgcctatcatcccagctactcaggatgctgaggcaaaaGAATTGCTAGTTCaacaccagcctgggcaatttactgagaccctgtctcaaaattaaaagggctgaggatacagctcagtggtaaagcccatctcggttcaatcccagtactgcaATTCAGTCAATCAATCTGAGGTATTCAACTTGGTGTCCATAAACTCCTAAGACTGTATGCATGATTCTGGCATATCCAAGGAAAGATCTATAGCTTTCATTAAGTTTTCCAGGAGTCCATGACACAAATTATGAACAACTGCCCTAGGAATACTCTGCTTTCAGCTTTATTCAGTGAATAGAAAGTCTTTGAAGTTAATTTTATTCTGGAGTAACtctaggggaaaaaagagaagacaccTTATTACCACCAGTGTTTGCAAGCACATGCCAGAGAGAGggatctctctctttctttctttcttttttttttttttttttttttttggtgctggggattgaacccatggccttgtacatgcaaggcaagaactctaccaactgagctatcccTAGCCCATGATCAGTATTTTTGATACCATTTCTCCAGAGTAACATAGCCCACAAAACAAGAAATGACTTAtgtgctgttttttttcttttgttttgtttttgtggcttGTTTGGTAGGTTGTAGTTTTAGAGGAAGAGAAGACAGCAATAAAGAAGGTCTCTGCTTTATAGCCCATTTTGGAAGACAGGTATCCCAAAAAATGCAGTATATGGCAGTTTCTCTGTAAAAATAATGCGGATGCCAGGGAACCTAAAGAGAAGAAAGTAATAGGGGATGGGGAAGGGCCAATGTGACCCTTTCCAGGCACATCTGACAATAACCTGTCCAACTCTaaactctttctttcttctccaacAAACCAGATTTCCCCTTCTCTTGAATATCAAGGTAATTGTCCTGTCATCACTGGACATTTGTTAGAAACCTCCACACTCAAAATTCTGAAGAGATACAAGATACACAGTATGAGATCACCCCTGCCCCTTCTGGGACATTACAGTTCAGCTAGGGAGAAAACTCACAACACCTGCTTCTCTGTCATCCCAGTGCTGTATATGCTGGGGCACCCAGAGGAGATGCCTAGCAGCATAGTCACCAGGCAGAGGAGTGAGGCATACAGTGCTCTGCAGTGTTTGGTCCACATGGTGAACACACTGTCTCTTGTTCCTTTTGCTCTGTACTTAACCTCATCCAAGATCTgaacctttctcatatcatgtctCCCCACCTCCCTTCTGTGCAGCCACTATGGCTAGAACaaacttctttcttcattttcactGTTCCTCTTCTGTAACAATGGCTCCCCATCACTCATGAGATAAAGCTTGGATTTATTCAGTGCCCTCCACATAATTTGATGCTAACCTGCTTACTCCTCCAGCCCCACACCCGCTCCCCAACACATAGCATGTATATACAGCAGGCTTACACATGTGTGCACGCATGCACACTTGCACACACATAGCACACACAGCCTCTGCTCTGGTCAGACCAACTCTACTACTGCCAAGGATCTATGAACTGTTTCCTCTAGTAACCCCTGCTGCTTTTCTGAGACTGCTCAGCCACCAACTTGTGTCAGAGGCCCATGGAACTTTCTATAAAACACATGCCCACCATGGTCTtccttcctcaggcttcccatgaCTATCACTATCTGCCCTACTCATAATGAGCCTGCTCTGGGACATAATGAGTTTAAAGAAACAGCGGTATTTTAGATAGAAATTCAAATGCAGATATTGGactagaactcttttttttttttttttttggtaccaggtattgaacccaagggctcttaaccactgagccacatccccagtcctttttatttttaattttgagacaaggtctcacaaggtctcactaggttgcttatagccttgctaaattgctaagcctggctttgaacctaTAATTctactgcttcagcctcctgaggcctttgggattacaggcatttgccaccatgCTCAGATGGACTAGAACTCTTAAGAGCCAGAAGAACTATGGAAGTTTATAGCACCAAGATACTAGGTAAGCAGAAATGCAGAAGAAAGGAATAGAGGGTTAACATGAACTCTGTCTACAGCCACGCCCCTATTCAAAACAAAGAGGAGAAAATTgagcagaaaaagaaaacaaaagacagacaTCTTCCATAGTAGGAATAGATAATATGTAGAAtaaggcaaaaataaaaatagaagaacaatggttttattgataaatataaaagaaatcctaGAAGAAACAGTTAAGCATGGCCAAAGGTTACCATTCTGAAGTAGGAATCAATGATGAGGACAAATAACGCATTATTTTTTTCATGAGAAGCCTTATACAATAttctatgggctggggttgtggctcagtggtagagcactcacctagtatgtgtgaggcactgggttccattctaaggaccacatataaattaattaattaattaaaggtccatcaacaactaaaaaatattttttaaaatattctatttcattttttcactttttttttttctttttggtgctggggattaaactcaggacctcacacatgctaggcaagcactcaaccgctaagctatatccctagccctatttcacTTTTTTAATACTATGGATGTGCATTactttaataaaaatacaaattaagcttttaaagaaagaagaaacattTTATTGAACACTGGTAACAAAGGGGAAAGGTATAATCATTTATCCTGATttttctctgcaaattatatcTCAGTGGAtataatggcacatgcctataatcccagtgtttggggaggctcaggcaggattccaagtttgaggccagcctcagcaacttaataagaacctaagcaacttagtgaaaccctgtctcaaaaataaaaagagcaggctgggcatggtgacctATACTCCCAGtagctcagaaggctaaggcaggaagattgtgaattcaaagccagattcagcaacttagtgaggccctgtctctaaaatattaaaagggggactggggtggtggctcaatggtagagcacttgcctgcacatgtgaggcactgggtttga
Above is a genomic segment from Callospermophilus lateralis isolate mCalLat2 chromosome 14, mCalLat2.hap1, whole genome shotgun sequence containing:
- the Mrpl53 gene encoding large ribosomal subunit protein mL53 encodes the protein MAAALARLGLRSVKQVRVQFCPFEKNVESTRTFLQAVSSEKVRATNLNCTVIADVRHDGSEPCVDVLFGDGHRLIMRGAHLTAQEMFIAFASHVRARNPAGSRDKPGAGTER